Proteins encoded in a region of the Micropterus dolomieu isolate WLL.071019.BEF.003 ecotype Adirondacks linkage group LG07, ASM2129224v1, whole genome shotgun sequence genome:
- the LOC123974028 gene encoding olfactory receptor 51L1-like, with product MMSNNSFTPEYFQLTLFTDSGPLRYLFFCLCLLIYMTIISANVVIILTVCLEKSLHQPMYMFISCLCLNSLYGSAGFFPRFLMDILSDTHLISRASCFIQIYVIYTYVSCEMTILSIMAYDRFVAICQPLHYHSKMTFRMVRHLLIFALLYPAFTIGFCLSLSVRLPLCGNKLHRLFCSNWPVVQLSCVDTTLNSIVGQFFTIITIFIPLLFVLYTYLRILLVCRRSSSEFRGKALQTCLPHIVTFVTYSFSVFCELSLARFEGDKLNPVITVILSLEYLIIPPINNPLVYGLNLPQIKGVIFRFLKIHKMGPAAKM from the coding sequence ATGATGAGCAATAACAGCTTTACTCCTGAGTATTTTCAGCTGACTCTGTTTACAGACTCTGGGCCCCTCAGATATCtgttcttctgtctgtgtctgttgatCTACATGACTATAATCTCTGCTAACGTTGTCATTATTCTGACAGTCTGCCTGGAGAAGTCTCTGCATCAACCCATGTACATGTTTatctcctgtctgtgtttaaactCTCTGTACGGCTCAGCCGGCTTCTTCCCGAGGTTCCTGATGGACATTCTGTCTGACACTCATTTGATCTCACGTGCATCTTGTTTCATTCAGATATATGTTATTTACACCTACGTATCATGTGAAATGACCATCCTCAGCATCATGGCCTATGATAGATTTGTTGCTATTTGCCAGCCTTTACACTATCACAGCAAAATGACATTTAGGATGGTGAGACATCTTCTGATTTTTGCTCTGCTCTACCCTGCATTTACTATTggcttttgtctttctctttctgttcgATTGCCTTTGTGTGGAAATAAACTGCACAGGCTTTTCTGTTCTAACTGGCCTGTGGTTCAGCTCTCCTGTGTGGACACAACTCTGAACAGTATAGTAGGTCAGTTTTTTACGATAATAACCATCTTCATCCCCCTGCTCTTTGTCCTGTACACCTATCTACGGATTCTGCTTGTGTGCAGGAGAAGCTCGTCTGAATTCAGAGGAAAGGCGTTACAAACCTGCCTGCCCCACATAGTGACATTTGTGACCTAttcattctctgtcttctgtgAGCTGTCACTGGCTCGATTTGAGGGTGATAAACTGAATCCAGTTATCACAGTTATATTATCTTTAGAGTATCTGATTATTCCCCCCATCAATAACCCTCTAGTTTATGGCCTGAATCTGCCTCAAATCAAAGGAgtgatttttagatttttgaagATACACAAAATGGGTCCTGctgccaaaatgtaa